Proteins encoded in a region of the Sugiyamaella lignohabitans strain CBS 10342 chromosome B, complete sequence genome:
- the PMT2 gene encoding dolichyl-phosphate-mannose-protein mannosyltransferase PMT2 (Protein O-mannosyltransferase of the ER membrane; transfers mannose residues from dolichyl phosphate-D-mannose to protein serine/threonine residues; involved in ER quality control; acts in a complex with Pmt1p, can instead interact with Pmt5p; antifungal drug target; PMT2 has a paralog, PMT3, that arose from the whole genome duplication; GO_component: GO:0097582 - dolichyl-phosphate-mannose-protein mannosyltransferase Pmt1p-Pmt2p dimer complex [Evidence IDA] [PMID 12551906]; GO_component: GO:0097582 - dolichyl-phosphate-mannose-protein mannosyltransferase Pmt1p-Pmt2p dimer complex [Evidence IPI] [PMID 21956107]; GO_component: GO:0097582 - dolichyl-phosphate-mannose-protein mannosyltransferase Pmt1p-Pmt2p dimer complex [Evidence IPI] [PMID 8543034]; GO_component: GO:0097584 - dolichyl-phosphate-mannose-protein mannosyltransferase Pmt5p-Pmt2p dimer complex [Evidence IDA] [PMID 12551906]; GO_component: GO:0005783 - endoplasmic reticulum [Evidence IEA]; GO_component: GO:0005789 - endoplasmic reticulum membrane [Evidence IEA]; GO_component: GO:0016021 - integral component of membrane [Evidence IEA]; GO_component: GO:0016021 - integral component of membrane [Evidence ISM] [PMID 12192589]; GO_component: GO:0016020 - membrane [Evidence IEA,IEA]; GO_function: GO:0004169 - dolichyl-phosphate-mannose-protein mannosyltransferase activity [Evidence IEA]; GO_function: GO:0004169 - dolichyl-phosphate-mannose-protein mannosyltransferase activity [Evidence IDA,IGI] [PMID 21956107]; GO_function: GO:0004169 - dolichyl-phosphate-mannose-protein mannosyltransferase activity [Evidence IGI,IMP,ISA] [PMID 7852348]; GO_function: GO:0004169 - dolichyl-phosphate-mannose-protein mannosyltransferase activity [Evidence IGI,IMP] [PMID 8543034]; GO_function: GO:0000030 - mannosyltransferase activity [Evidence IEA]; GO_function: GO:0016740 - transferase activity [Evidence IEA]; GO_function: GO:0016757 - transferase activity, transferring glycosyl groups [Evidence IEA]; GO_process: GO:0071712 - ER-associated misfolded protein catabolic process [Evidence IMP] [PMID 18182384]; GO_process: GO:0071712 - ER-associated misfolded protein catabolic process [Evidence IGI] [PMID 21147851]; GO_process: GO:0006493 - protein O-linked glycosylation [Evidence IEA]; GO_process: GO:0006493 - protein O-linked glycosylation [Evidence IMP] [PMID 9184828]; GO_process: GO:0035269 - protein O-linked mannosylation [Evidence IMP] [PMID 18182384]; GO_process: GO:0035269 - protein O-linked mannosylation [Evidence IGI] [PMID 21231968]; GO_process: GO:0035269 - protein O-linked mannosylation [Evidence IGI,IMP] [PMID 7852348]; GO_process: GO:0035269 - protein O-linked mannosylation [Evidence IGI,IMP] [PMID 8543034]; GO_process: GO:0032527 - protein exit from endoplasmic reticulum [Evidence IGI] [PMID 21147851]; GO_process: GO:0006486 - protein glycosylation [Evidence IEA]; GO_process: GO:1900101 - regulation of endoplasmic reticulum unfolded protein response [Evidence IGI] [PMID 21231968]; GO_process: GO:1900101 - regulation of endoplasmic reticulum unfolded protein response [Evidence IGI,IMP] [PMID 23704572]) gives MAAARSSGVRQPEVRRRGKDQTESSSDADKLADIINDVNDKKKKAQKPADGSLITDLAKLESIVAPIIFTALALFTRIYGIGKSHSVTWDEAHFGKFGSYYLKREYYFDVHPPLGKMLVGLSGYLAGYNGSFGFDSGADYPEYVNFTKMRIFNSLFNVGCVPLAYFTAKQFKLSIPAVWLITLMMLTELSYITLGKFILLDSMLAFFTVSTVYSFSKFHNLQSKSFSTQWWTWLFVTGLSIGCVCSVKMVGLFVTSVIGIYTVADLWIKFGDLDMPVKTYALHWVARVVNLIVVPVLVFMASFKAHFVILNHSGPGDSNMSSLFQANLIGSDIVGGPVDLAFGSKFTLKNQGLNGGLLHSHVQTYPEGSEQQQVTTYHHKDYNNEWVLEHGRFDEFYDPQKPLEFLTDGDVIRLMHPATGRNLHSHSVQSSVTKSKWEVSCYGNLTVGDTKDNWIVEIVENIGSRENKTRVHPLSTTIRLKHQDLGCYLSGEGNNLPPWGFRQGEVTCNPKASYRDKKTWWNIESHWNDRMESDSNRVLPKTSFLRDFIQLNFAMMASNNALVPDPDKQDDLASRAWEWPTLHVGLRLCGWGPENVKYFLLGHPSTTIFTTIGIVAFISLSLVYIIRWQRQYQDFTPKQLEHYAIAGVIPLLGWFLHYLPFIVMARVTYVHHYLPALYFAVLTFGFLVDHITTRFSHWTVRNGIFGVLYVITIGIFIYFSPIAFGMKGDSANFNYLNWLSTWRI, from the coding sequence ATGGCTGCAGCTAGATCCTCAGGTGTCCGCCAACCAGAAGTTAGAAGGCGTGGTAAAGACCAGACCGAGTCGTCCTCTGATGCCGATAAATTAGCAGATATTATCAACGATGTGAatgataaaaagaaaaaggcgCAAAAGCCTGCTGATGGATCACTCATCACTGATCTTGCCAAGCTAGAAAGCATAGTAGCACCGATTATTTTCACAGCATTGGCACTGTTCACCCGTATTTATGGTATTGGTAAGTCTCATTCTGTGACTTGGGATGAGGCTCATTTTGGTAAATTTGGCTCTTATTATCTCAAGCGAGAGTATTATTTCGATGTCCATCCTCCACTGGGAAAAATGTTGGTTGGCTTGTCTGGATACCTAGCGGGTTACAATGGATCGTTTGGGTTTGACAGTGGTGCTGACTACCCGGAGTATGTTAATTTCACTAAGATGAGAATTTTCAACTCTTTGTTCAATGTAGGATGCGTCCCTTTGGCTTATTTTACTGCAAAGCAGTTCAAGCTTTCTATTCCTGCTGTTTGGCTAATTACTTTGATGATGCTTACCGAATTGTCTTATATAACGTTGGGAAAATTCATTCTCCTTGACTCTATGTTGGCATTCTTTACAGTTTCAACTGTTTACTCATTTTCCAAGTTCCACAATTTGCAATCTAAGTCGTTCTCTACTCAATGGTGGACGTGGCTCTTCGTTACTGGTCTCTCCATTGGGTGTGTCTGTAGCGTGAAGATGGTTGGCTTATTTGTAACATCTGTCATTGGTATCTACACTGTTGCTGATCTTTGGATTAAATTCGGCGACCTGGATATGCCTGTCAAGACCTATGCACTACATTGGGTTGCCAGAGTCGTAAACTTGATCGTTGTCCCGGTATTGGTCTTCATGGCTTCTTTCAAGGCTCATTTTGTTATTCTCAATCACAGCGGGCCTGGCGATTCTAATATGAGTTCACTATTCCAGGCCAATCTTATCGGGAGTGACATCGTTGGCGGTCCTGTTGATCTCGCATTTGGCTCTAAATTCACGTTGAAGAATCAGGGACTTAATGGTGGATTGTTACACTCTCATGTCCAAACGTATCCTGAAGGATCTGAGCAGCAACAGGTCACCACCTACCACCATAAGGACTACAATAATGAATGGGTACTTGAACACGGGCGGTTTGATGAGTTTTATGATCCTCAGAAGCCACTTGAATTCCTTACTGATGGTGATGTTATTCGTCTGATGCATCCTGCTACTGGACGTAACCTGCACTCGCACTCCGTTCAGTCTTCAGTCACTAAGAGCAAGTGGGAAGTCTCATGTTATGGTAATCTTACCGTTGGTGATACGAAGGACAACTGGATTGTTGAAATCGTCGAAAATATTGGCAGCAGGGAGAACAAGACTAGAGTACACCCTCTGTCGACCACCATCCGTTTGAAGCATCAAGATCTTGGTTGTTATCTCTCTGGCGAAGGTAATAACCTTCCTCCATGGGGTTTCCGTCAAGGTGAAGTTACTTGTAATCCTAAAGCTTCCTATCGCGATAAGAAGACTTGGTGGAACATTGAGTCTCACTGGAATGATCGTATGGAATCTGATTCCAATCGCGTACTTCCAAAAACTTCGTTCTTGCGCGATTTCATTCAGCTGAATTTTGCTATGATGGCCTCTAACAATGCTCTGGTGCCTGACCCTGACAAGCAGGATGATCTTGCCTCTCGAGCTTGGGAATGGCCTACCCTACATGTGGGTCTCCGCCTTTGCGGTTGGGGTCCTGAGAACGTCAAATATTTCCTTCTCGGACACCCTAGTACTACTATATTTACCAcaattggaattgttgCGTTCATTTCACTCTCGTTGGTTTATATTATTAGATGGCAAAGACAATACCAAGATTTCACTCCCAAGCAGCTTGAGCACTACGCAATTGCTGGTGTTATTCCTTTGCTTGGCTGGTTTTTGCACTACCTCCCATTTATTGTTATGGCTCGTGTAACGTACGTCCATCACTATCTACCAGCTCTCTACTTCGCTGTTCTTACCTTTGGTTTCCTAGTAGACCATATCACTACGCGATTCTCACACTGGACTGTTCGTAATGGCATCTTCGGTGTTCTCTATGTCATCACTATTGGCATATTCATCTACTTCTCGCCTATAGCATTCGGTATGAAAGGTGATTCAGCTAACTTCAACTACTTGAACTGGCTTTCAACCTGGAGAATCTAA
- the ILV3 gene encoding dihydroxy-acid dehydratase ILV3 (Dihydroxyacid dehydratase; catalyzes third step in the common pathway leading to biosynthesis of branched-chain amino acids; GO_component: GO:0005739 - mitochondrion [Evidence IEA,IEA]; GO_component: GO:0005739 - mitochondrion [Evidence IDA] [PMID 14576278]; GO_component: GO:0005739 - mitochondrion [Evidence IDA] [PMID 16823961]; GO_function: GO:0051539 - 4 iron, 4 sulfur cluster binding [Evidence IEA]; GO_function: GO:0003824 - catalytic activity [Evidence IEA]; GO_function: GO:0004160 - dihydroxy-acid dehydratase activity [Evidence IEA,IEA]; GO_function: GO:0004160 - dihydroxy-acid dehydratase activity [Evidence IMP] [PMID 14124940]; GO_function: GO:0051536 - iron-sulfur cluster binding [Evidence IEA]; GO_function: GO:0016829 - lyase activity [Evidence IEA]; GO_function: GO:0046872 - metal ion binding [Evidence IEA]; GO_process: GO:0009082 - branched-chain amino acid biosynthetic process [Evidence IEA,IEA]; GO_process: GO:0009082 - branched-chain amino acid biosynthetic process [Evidence IMP] [PMID 14124940]; GO_process: GO:0008652 - cellular amino acid biosynthetic process [Evidence IEA]; GO_process: GO:0009097 - isoleucine biosynthetic process [Evidence IEA]; GO_process: GO:0008152 - metabolic process [Evidence IEA]; GO_process: GO:0009099 - valine biosynthetic process [Evidence IEA]): protein MIQSRLRSISPLRAALSTRTFSSTSQTRSSSDPNEINRFSKIITQPKSQGASQAMLYATGFSEEDLNKAQVGVASVWWSGNPCNNHLLDLNFRASKGVELAGLKAMQFNTIGVSDGISMGTKGMRYSLQSREIIADSVETLTMAQHYDANISIPGCDKNMPGVLMAMARVNRPSIMLYGGTIKPGRSACTGTEDIDVVTAFQAYGQYIGGSINEETRADIIRHACPGSGACGGMYTANTMASAAEVMGMTLPGSSSFPAESKEKLQECIDIGLAMRKLLKINLLPRDIMTKKAFENAIAYIIVTGGSTNAVLHLIAIAHSAGVELTIDDFQRISDNTPLLADFRPSGKYVMADLHQYGGTPSVMKTLLEQGILDGSTLSVTGKTMNETLADTKPLPKEQTIFASLSKPLKPSGHLQILRGSLAPGGSVGKITGKEGTFFQGTARVFDEEDDFIAALENGEIKKGVKTVVVIRYEGPKGGPGMPEMLKPSSALMGYGLGKDVALLTDGRFSGGSHGFLIGHIVPEAAEGGPIALVEDGDEILIDAEKNIIDLHVPEDVLAKRREAWVAPPPRYTRGTLSKYAKLVSNASQGCVTDNF from the coding sequence ATGATCCAATCGAGATTAAGATCAATTAGCCCATTAAGGGCCGCGCTCTCGACGAGGACATTCTCGTCAACTTCACAAACAAGAAGCTCGTCAGATCcaaatgaaatcaatcGATTTAGTAAAATCATTACACAACCAAAATCTCAGGGTGCTTCACAAGCAATGCTTTACGCTACTGGTTTCTCCGAAGAAGACTTGAACAAGGCTCAAGTTGGTGTAGCCAGTGTATGGTGGTCTGGTAATCCTTGTAATAACCATTTGCTGGATTTAAATTTTCGCGCATCCAAAGGTGTCGAATTAGCGGGCCTGAAGGCTATGCAATTCAATACTATTGGAGTCAGCGACGGTATTTCTATGGGTACAAAGGGTATGAGATATTCTTTACAATCGCGTGAAATCATTGCCGATTCTGTTGAAACTTTAACTATGGCTCAACATTACGATGCGAACATTTCCATTCCTGGCTGTGACAAGAACATGCCTGGTGTCTTGATGGCCATGGCCCGAGTCAACCGTCCTTCAATTATGCTTTACGGTGGTACTATCAAGCCTGGCCGATCTGCTTGTACCGGCACTGAGGATATTGACGTCGTTACCGCCTTCCAAGCATATGGTCAATATATTGGTGGTTCTATCAATGAAGAGACCAGAGCGGACATTATCAGACATGCTTGTCCTGGCTCAGGTGCCTGTGGTGGTATGTACACTGCTAACACTATGGCTTCGGCGGCAGAAGTAATGGGTATGACTCTTCCTGGGTCCTCTTCATTCCCAGCCGAGTCCAAGGAGAAGCTCCAGGAATGTATTGACATCGGTCTTGCCATGAGAAAGCTGTTAAAGATTAATTTGCTGCCTCGTGACATTATGACTAAAAAAGCATTTGAGAACGCTATTGCATACATTATTGTCACTGGTGGCTCTACAAATGCTGTTCTGCATTTAATTGCAATTGCTCACTCTGCTGGTGTGGAGCTCACTATTGACGATTTCCAACGTATTAGTGACAACACTCCTCTCCTGGCTGATTTCAGACCTTCTGGTAAATATGTTATGGCTGACTTGCATCAATATGGAGGTACTCCTTCTGTCATGAAGACTTTACTTGAACAAGGTATCCTTGATGGGTCTACCTTGTCTGTGACAGGTAAGACGATGAATGAGACTCTGGCAGATACCAAACCTTTACCAAAGGAGCAAACAATTTTTGCTTCTCTGTCAAAGCCCCTCAAACCTAGTGGACATTTACAGATTCTTCGTGGTTCGCTTGCGCCTGGTGGATCCGTTGGTAAGATTACCGGTAAAGAAGGAACCTTCTTCCAGGGTACAGCTCGTGTGTTTgacgaggaagatgatTTTATTGCCGCACTTGAGAATGGTGAAATTAAAAAGGGAGTTAAGACTGTTGTAGTCATCAGATATGAGGGCCCGAAGGGTGGTCCAGGTATGCCTGAAATGCTCAAACCTTCTAGTGCTCTAATGGGGTATGGTTTAGGTAAAGATGTCGCTCTCCTTACTGATGGTAGATTCAGCGGTGGCTCCCACGGTTTCCTCATTGGCCATATTGTACCAGAAGCCGCTGAAGGTGGTCCAATTGCTTTAGTGGAAGATGGCGATGAAATTCTTATTGATGCTGAGAAGAATATCATTGACTTACATGTACCTGAAGACGTTCTTGCTAAGCGTAGAGAAGCATGGGTTGCCCCCCCTCCAAGATATACGAGAGGAACTCTGTCGAAATACGCCAAGCTTGTGTCTAATGCCAGTCAAGGTTGCGTTACCGACAACTTTTAA
- the ELP2 gene encoding Elongator subunit ELP2 (Subunit of Elongator complex; Elongator is required for modification of wobble nucleosides in tRNA; target of Kluyveromyces lactis zymocin; GO_component: GO:0033588 - Elongator holoenzyme complex [Evidence IDA] [PMID 11689709]; GO_component: GO:0005737 - cytoplasm [Evidence IEA,IEA]; GO_component: GO:0005737 - cytoplasm [Evidence IDA] [PMID 12139626]; GO_component: GO:0005634 - nucleus [Evidence IEA,IEA]; GO_component: GO:0005634 - nucleus [Evidence IDA] [PMID 12139626]; GO_function: GO:0003674 - molecular_function [Evidence ND]; GO_process: GO:0015031 - protein transport [Evidence IEA]; GO_process: GO:0032447 - protein urmylation [Evidence IMP] [PMID 14551258]; GO_process: GO:0006357 - regulation of transcription from RNA polymerase II promoter [Evidence IMP] [PMID 11689709]; GO_process: GO:0006355 - regulation of transcription, DNA-templated [Evidence IEA]; GO_process: GO:0002098 - tRNA wobble uridine modification [Evidence IMP] [PMID 18755837]; GO_process: GO:0006351 - transcription, DNA-templated [Evidence IEA]; GO_process: GO:0006810 - transport [Evidence IEA]): MGLVAFGSSRLIALWDHKAGRVLATIKGHESTVTAVRFIGDVLISGSADSTLRLWSPDSDGRFNCFQIVSDVHKKTITSLAVFGDIVVSGSAEGVFCIWSLIRNESQVKLELVEEKTIGPRFYPISLAVHGLEENRIVIAVGGTSNDTYLFTGDIKSQSFTLDAKLSGHENWIRSLSFKRHEDDILLASASQDNYIRLWRIHKGGINTIGNRTASDVEKDDEALNELADTTGINLLSNKVYHIDNDKYTLTFEALLMGHDDWIYEVSWHPSKLELLSASSDSTLMFWSPDASSGIWICSTRLGDVSIKGASTATGASGGFWNALWLDDGYSVATIGRTGSWRIWSLECTNNNWVSQISISGHVRAVTDISWEDSGAYLLSTSLDQTTRLHSTWKKDASWHEISRPQIHGYDMMAVKSFSREVFVSAGDEKTLRVFEQPKGIAELMENVCGIYTSSSQKENLPESATVPVLGLSNKEEETKSVETPDSERSESMNDDENIHGTIRSTLSALTEPPKEDHLQRQTLWPELEKLYGHGYEISSIDISEDKTLLATSCRANNETHAVIRLYETKKWLQLKSPLSLHNLTITRLRFSPNGKYLLSVSRDRQWGLWAKNESEQFELVASNSKGHTRIIWDCAWLPDSSGFITASRDKSIKIWKINGDEWNEHNQIKFDAPVTAIDISANGILVVGLESGALFIYELAINSFDPQLVEQIDEYITPSLRVTRISWRPQGKQFAVASEDFILRLYSL; the protein is encoded by the coding sequence ATGGGTCTGGTTGCCTTTGGATCATCAAGATTAATAGCCTTATGGGATCATAAAGCTGGTAGAGTGTTGGCTACCATTAAGGGCCATGAAAGTACAGTGACAGCAGTTCGCTTTATTGGCGACGTGCTGATTTCAGGATCAGCTGACTCAACTTTAAGATTGTGGTCTCCCGATTCTGATGGTAGATTTAATTGCTTTCAAATAGTCAGTGATGTCCATAAGAAAACGATTACAAGCCTGGCAGTTTTTGGAGACATTGTTGTTAGTGGATCAGCCGAGGGTGTGTTTTGTATTTGGAGTCTCATCAGGAATGAGAGCCAGGTTAAGTTAGAACTTGTTGAGGAGAAAACCATAGGCCCTAGATTTTATCCGATTTCACTAGCTGTGCATGGGCTGGAAGAGAACAGAATAGTAATAGCCGTTGGTGGCACTTCCAATGAtacttatttatttacagGTGATATCAAGTCACAATCTTTTACTCTGGATGCAAAACTGTCTGGCCATGAGAATTGGATCAGAAGCCTGTCATTCAAAAGACATGAAGACGATATCCTATTAGCAAGTGCGAGTCAGGACAATTATATCCGGCTTTGGAGAATTCACAAGGGTGGTATAAATACTATAGGTAACAGAACGGCCTCTGACGTTGAGAAAGATGACGAGGCATTGAATGAACTGGCCGACACAACTGGAATTAATCTTCTTTCTAACAAAGTGTACCATATTGACAATGATAAATATACCCTTACATTCGAAGCTTTACTTATGGGCCACGATGACTGGATATACGAGGTAAGCTGGCATCCTTCGAAGCTGGAGCTATTGTCTGCATCATCAGACTCCACACTTATGTTTTGGAGCCCTGATGCCTCATCGGggatttggatttgttcTACAAGACTTGGGGATGTCAGTATCAAGGGTGCAAGCACTGCCACCGGTGCCTCAGGTGGTTTCTGGAATGCGCTTTGGCTGGATGATGGATACAGTGTGGCTACTATTGGTAGAACTGGATCGTGGAGAATTTGGAGCCTAGAATGCACAAACAATAACTGGGTATCCCAAATTTCAATCTCAGGACATGTGCGTGCGGTTACTGATATTTCGTGGGAAGATTCAGGTGCTTATCTACTTTCTACCTCTTTAGACCAAACTACAAGACTGCATAGCACATGGAAAAAAGACGCGTCGTGGCATGAGATATCAAGGCCCCAAATTCACGGTTACGATATGATGGCTGTTAAATCGTTTTCCCGGGAGGTGTTTGTAAGCGCAGGTGATGAAAAAACCTTACGTGTATTTGAACAACCTAAGGGAATTGCAGAGCTGATGGAAAATGTTTGCGGTATCTACACTTCAAGCtcacaaaaagaaaatttgCCAGAATCTGCTACGGTACCAGTATTAGGCCTTTCAaacaaggaagaagaaacaaaatcagtAGAAACCCCTGATAGCGAAAGGAGTGAAAGCAtgaatgatgatgagaatATCCATGGCACTATTAGATCAACGTTATCTGCTTTAACCGAACCTCCAAAAGAAGATCATTTACAAAGGCAGACACTTTGGCCTGAGTTAGAAAAGCTGTATGGCCATGGTTATGAAATATCCTCAATCGATATTAGCGAAGACAAAACACTGTTGGCCACCAGTTGTAGAGCTAATAATGAGACTCACGCGGTTATTAGACTATATGAGACCAAAAAATGGCTTCAACTGAAGTCTCCATTATCTCTGCATAATCTTACCATTACAAGGCTAAGATTCTCTCCAAATGGAAAATATCTCCTCAGTGTATCAAGAGATAGGCAATGGGGTCTATGGGCTAAGAATGAATCAGAACAGTTCGAATTGGTAGCTTCAAACTCTAAAGGTCATACCAGAATTATATGGGACTGTGCTTGGCTTCCCGATAGTAGCGGATTTATCACTGCCTCAAGAGACAAGTCAATAAAGATTTGGAAAATAAATGGAGACGAGTGGAACGAGCATAACCAAATCAAATTCGACGCCCCTGTAACAGCAATTGATATTAGTGCTAATGGGATTCTTGTGGTCGGGCTTGAAAGTGGAGCCCTGTTCATTTATGAGCTTGCCATCAATAGTTTCGACCCTCAGCTTGTCGAACAGATTGACGAATATATCACCCCCTCGTTGCGCGTGACCCGAATAAGTTGGAGGCCACAGGGTAAGCAATTTGCTGTGGCCAGTGAGGATTTTATTCTTAGGCTATATAGTTTATAA